Proteins from one Triticum aestivum cultivar Chinese Spring chromosome 7A, IWGSC CS RefSeq v2.1, whole genome shotgun sequence genomic window:
- the LOC123153644 gene encoding protein FIZZY-RELATED 2, giving the protein CAIYSDRFIPSRTGSNLVLFDLARAPSSSASGSAAPPSPYCALLRAALFGPDTPDRLASSAGASSSSAASPVGSPAGGNIFRFKAEVPRNAKRALFAGGDDQDLLFPGIFTPKGSGPRKIPRSPYKVLDAPALQDDFYLNLVDWSSHNVLSVGLGNCVYLWNACSSKVTKLCDLGADDTVCSVSWAQRGTHLAVGTNQGTVQIWDATRCKRMRTMESHRMRVGALAWNSSLLSSGSRDKNILHHDLHGLLASGGGTADRCIRFWNTTTNTHLSSMDTGSQVCNLVWSKNVNELVSTHGYSQNQIIVWRYPTMSKLATLTGHTFRVLYLAISPDGQTIVTGAGDETLRFWNVFPSPKSQSSDSLSSIGATSFVRSYIR; this is encoded by the exons TGCGCCATCTACAGCGACCGCTTCATCCCCAGCCGCACCGGATCCAACCTCGTGCTCTTCGACCTCGCCcgggccccctcctcctccgcctccggatCTGCCGCTCCCCCCTCACCCTACTGCGCGCTCCTCCGCGCGGCGCTCTTCGGGCCCGACACGCCCGACCGCCTCGCCTCCTCcgccggggcctcctcctcctccgcggcctcccCCGTCGGCTCCCCCGCCGGCGGCAACATATTCCGCTTCAAGGCCGAGGTGCCGAGGAACGCCAAGCGGGCGCTCTTCGCCGGCGGGGACGACCAGGACCTGCTCTTCCCCGGCATCTTCACCCCCAAGGGCTCCGGCCCCAGGAAGATCCCCAGGTCGCCCTACAAG GTGCTGGATGCGCCCGCATTGCAGGACGACTTCTACCTCAACCTCGTGGATTGGTCTTCGCACAATGTCCTCTCGGTCGGATTGGGGAATTGCGTCTACCTGTGGAATGCATGCAGCAGCAAG GTCACCAAGCTCTGCGATTTGGGGGCGGACGACACCGTTTGTTCCGTGAGTTGGGCGCAGCGTGGCACCCACCTGGCTGTAGGGACTAACCAAGGCACCGTCCAG atatGGGATGCAACACGCTGTAAAAGAATGAGAACCATGGAAAGCCATCGCATGCGAGTAGGTGCTCTTGCATGGAACTCTTCATTGCTTTCTTCTGGCAGTCGTGACAAGAACATCCTTCATCATGATCTACACGGCCTTCTTGCATCTGGTGGTGGAACTGCAGATAGGTGCATAAGATTTTGGAATACGACCACAAATACACACTTGAGTTCCATGGATACAGGGAGTCAG GTCTGTAATCTTGTGTGGTCAAAGAATGTGAATGAGCTTGTTAGCACACACGGATACTCCCAGAATCAGATAATAGtgtggcggtatccaacgatgtCAAAG CTTGCCACGTTGACAGGACATACATTCAGAGTATTATATTTAGCCATCTCCCCTGATGGACAG ACAATTGTTACTGGTGCTGGTGACGAGACGCTCCGGTTTTGGAACGTGTTTCCGTCTCCCAAGTCCCAG AGTTCTGACAGCTTAAGTAGCATTGGAGCGACATCATTTGTTAGGAGCTACATCCGGTGA